The following proteins come from a genomic window of Manduca sexta isolate Smith_Timp_Sample1 chromosome 2, JHU_Msex_v1.0, whole genome shotgun sequence:
- the LOC115452735 gene encoding uncharacterized protein LOC115452735, whose protein sequence is MSKLAFIFILFALCANAEKNKEQSEDLKTHNDNVKSIFGRLLKSIVKINEQRYDAMKKLTKLQDGNVAMDVLRKGKHDSKEGLGSVMALVVLDEENPEKPEAKRLSADKADSFDNSDINSGEEKIKNQVDQEKQNTLRVWKSCQKKAAKVCRKACTDAYKTTCSEYACNRKMKKTLKKECRIACKNRFH, encoded by the exons ATGTCAAAATTGgctttcattttcattttatttgcgCTGTGTGCT AATGCAGAAAAGAACAAGGAGCAATCAGAGGACTTAAAAACACATAATGATAACGTGAAAAGTATTTTCGGTAGACTTTTGAAGTCGATcgttaaaataaatgaacaaaggTATGACGCGATGAAGAAATTAACTAAGTTGCAGGACGGCAATGTTGCAATGGATGTTCTGAGGAAGGGCAAGCATGACTCGAAGGAAGGCCTTGGATCCGTTATGGCTTTAGTTGTTCTGGAT GAAGAAAATCCCGAGAAACCAGAAGCAAAACGACTGTCCGCAGACAAAGCTGATTCTTTCGACAATTCGGACATCAACAGTGgggaagaaaaaataaaaaaccaagtcgaccaagaaaaacaaaatacgcTCAGAGTGTGGAAGAGTTGTCAAAAGAAGGCTGCCAAAGTATGCAGGAAGGCATGCACCGACGCATACAAGACTACCTGCTCGGAATACGCTTGTAATAGAAAAAtgaagaaaacattaaaaaaagaatgtaGGATTGCGTGTAAAAATAGATTTCATTAA